CGCGCGGACGGCTCGGAGGTGGCGCACTGGGGGCTGATCGACGTCCTGCCGGTGAGCTGGCAGGGGCCGTCCCTGGACCCGTCGAACCCGAGCGTGGCGACCGAGGTCCTGGAGATCACCCACCACGGATTCACGGACTGAGGGGCGGGGACAGCACATGGCGAAGGGCAGCAAGGGCGGCGCGGGCAAGAGCCTCGTGCGGGCCACACTGGCCATCCACGAGCCGCCGGTCGGGACGAGCACGACACCCGGCGGGCTGATCAGGACGTTCAGCTTCGAGTTCAATCCGGCGGAGCTGACGCTGCGCCAGGGTGCCCAGTGGAAGACCACGATCAGCGCGGCCGTGCGCGACGGCGCCCTGCCGGAGTTCATGGGGCCCGAGGCCCGGCAGATGAACGTCGAGATCTTCCTCGACTCCTCCGCCAAGCCGAGCGGCACCACGGTGCTGAAGAAGGTGGAGTCGCTGCTGTCGTGCTGCGAGGTCACCTCCAAGAGCCTCGCCGCGAAGCAGCCGTCGCCGCCCTGGGTGGTGTTCCAGTGGGGGTCGTTCTCGACGGCCCGCTTCACGGCGTACGTCAGTTCCGTGGACGTCACGTACTCCCTGTTCGGGACGACCGGGGTGCCGATCCGGGCCACCTGCCGGCTGTCGCTGCACGAGATCCCCAGCAACACCAAGGGGCAGAACCCGACGTCGGGCGCGCTGACCGCGCGGAGTGTGCACCGGGTCGTCGCGGGCGACTCGCTGCAGTCGCTGGCGTGGCGGGAGTACGGGAACGCGTCCGCGTGGCGGGCGATCGCGGAGGCCAACGGCATCGACGATCCCACCCGGCTGCCCACCGGCATCGAACTCGTCCTGCCGGCCGCCGAGGAGGTCGGATTCTGATGGTGAAGCCCTCTTTCTCCAACGTCATCCACGTCACCCTCGACGGCGCGAAACTGCCGCCGGAGTACGCCGATCTGCTGGTCGGCGGCTGGGTGGACCTCGGGGCCGGGGTGCCGGGCGCGTTCCGGCTCACCTTCCGGGACCCGCACGGACTGCTGCTGGGCAAACTGAACGTCAGGTTCGGCACCGAGGTCGTCATCGCGCCCGTCGCCGACGGACAGGGCGCGGGCACCCCGCTGCTCACCGGCGAGGTCACCGGCATGGAGACCGACTACGACGGCACCGGCACCTTCACCGTCGTCCGCGGCTACGACCCGGGGCACCGGCTGATGCGGGTGCGCAGGGTGGCGGCGTACCGCAATCAGACGGCCTCCGACATCGCCCGCAAGCTGGCCGGGATGAACGGCATCCCGGTCGGGCAGGTGCAGGGCACCAAGACGGTCTACGACTTCATCTCGCAGTCCAACGTGACGGACTGGGACTTCCTGGCGCGGCTCGCCGACGAGAACGAGATGGTGATGTCGCTGGACTCGCAGGGGAAGTTCCAGTTCGTCAAACCGAAGCCGGCGTCCGGCGCGCCCCCGACGAGCACCCCCGGCGAGAAGAGCCCGTTCGTGCTCCAGGCCGGGGTGGACATCCTGCGCTGCCGGGCCGCCGTCACGGCCGCCGACCAGGTCGGCCGGGTCGAGGCACGCGGCTGGAACGTCACGACGAAGAAGAAGCTCACGGCGACCACCCCGGCGAACGACAACCCGGGGATCGCCATCGGCACCACCCCGCAGAAGGCGGCGGGTGCCTTCAAGGCCGCGAAGCTGGTGGAGACCGACACGCCGTACGACCTCCAGACCGAGGTCACGCACGCCGCCGGCTCCCTCGCGGACGACATCACCTCGTCCTTCGCCGAGTTGGAGGTCACCGTGCGCGGCAACCCGAAGCTGCGGCCCGGGGTGCCGGTCACGCTCACCGAGGTGGGCACCCCGTTCGAGGGCAAGTACACCTGCACCTCCGTGCGGCACTCCTTCGGCGACGGCAGCCACTACGAGACCTGGGTGACCGTCAGCGGACGGCAGTGGCGCTCCCTGTTCGG
The DNA window shown above is from Streptomyces akebiae and carries:
- a CDS encoding VgrG-related protein — protein: MVKPSFSNVIHVTLDGAKLPPEYADLLVGGWVDLGAGVPGAFRLTFRDPHGLLLGKLNVRFGTEVVIAPVADGQGAGTPLLTGEVTGMETDYDGTGTFTVVRGYDPGHRLMRVRRVAAYRNQTASDIARKLAGMNGIPVGQVQGTKTVYDFISQSNVTDWDFLARLADENEMVMSLDSQGKFQFVKPKPASGAPPTSTPGEKSPFVLQAGVDILRCRAAVTAADQVGRVEARGWNVTTKKKLTATTPANDNPGIAIGTTPQKAAGAFKAAKLVETDTPYDLQTEVTHAAGSLADDITSSFAELEVTVRGNPKLRPGVPVTLTEVGTPFEGKYTCTSVRHSFGDGSHYETWVTVSGRQWRSLFGLTSGGTSASPRLPSVANALVTDVQDPLKQGRVKLQFPWLDDTYVSDWTRTVQMGGKGGGGIFPLDVGDEVLVAFDRGALDHPFVIGGLYNGVDKPTPVKDVWLHDPVKKKAIRHTLSDREGNRVDLLSQQTGLRKQGVRIASGNDRLIINLDRTKTEITVDSKGAVSITGGTSVSVKAGTDLTLSALRSVTIRSGGPLNLQGQGMVGLRSLGGAVNINAVGALSMNAAGAATLSAAGTVQINAVGQAALRAANVDITGIVMVNKKLYPIP
- a CDS encoding CIS tube protein — translated: MAKGSKGGAGKSLVRATLAIHEPPVGTSTTPGGLIRTFSFEFNPAELTLRQGAQWKTTISAAVRDGALPEFMGPEARQMNVEIFLDSSAKPSGTTVLKKVESLLSCCEVTSKSLAAKQPSPPWVVFQWGSFSTARFTAYVSSVDVTYSLFGTTGVPIRATCRLSLHEIPSNTKGQNPTSGALTARSVHRVVAGDSLQSLAWREYGNASAWRAIAEANGIDDPTRLPTGIELVLPAAEEVGF